Within the Naumovozyma castellii chromosome 1, complete genome genome, the region TACTTTGTGCTGATACCATCCAAAATGTATATACATGGAGAACTCAACAAGAACATGACCTTATTTCCAAAACTGGGAAGGGAATGactgatgaagaagtgAAATCATTTGTTGACAGATATTTCCCATGTTATCAACTATATTACGAAAATCTTGTACGTGGTGAAAAGCTGGGATCCATTGCAACACTAACTTTGGGGATAGATATAGAGAGAAAGGTGTATTCATCCAAAGTGAGATgtattgaataatgattatttatcatatatacatatcaatcaaatttaatgggagcaacaacaatatttcGAGATCAATGAAAAGAACTTTACGTAGTTGCCTCaattttatattcaataactttATTTTTCTGTCATGTGACGTTAACATCGATCAACTTTAGTTTATAGGGTTTTCCAGATGGTACGGCATAATCACTCTATTATTTTCGCAAGAATAAAAGAAAGGTATAAATGCAAACGCAATGCAGGATTGAAATCAAATAGAATAGAACAACTAAATGAAATTTCGAAACCTTGATAGCAAGTGTTGAATGTGTAGCTGAAAAGTTTGCCTTTTTGAACCAAAGCTTTTCCTATTGCATAAAGTATTTTAACCATCGTTGAAAAAATAAGTGGCTAAATAAACTGAACATTCAAAAATACGTTTTGggataatgaattaatcTTATGAAAAACTAGAGGAAGCCTCGTAGTTGagaaaatagaaaaaaattatagatGAAAGTACAATAAGATTACATGATGATTACTGGTATGCTAGGTCATGATGATCTTAGAACGAGCTTGAAATATTGGGgaatatcaaaattataGGAATAATGGAACGATACCTAAGATATGCCATAGATTGATATTAGCCAGCATATTAGCAGCACCTTCAAATGCTTGTAACTCATGATACTCATCTTCAGCAGCTAAAGTATGATATGGTTGAATGGTGGTGGTTTCAGCATTAGATGCACCTTGAGCACCTTGAGAATCAGAAGCACCTTGAGCACCTTGAGTACCTTGAGCACCTTGAGCACCTTGAGAATCAGAAGCACCTTGAGCACCTTGAGCACCTTGAGCACCTTGAGCACCTTGAGCACCTTGAGCACCTTGAGCACCTTGAGCACCTTGAGCATCCAAAGCACCTTGAGCACCTTGAGCATTTTGGGAACCGGAAGCATCAGCAGAGCCTTGAGAGCCTTGAGAACCTGAAGAACCTTCGGAACCAAAATCAACATCAGCTGGAGATTCTGGCGAACCTGGAGCTGGCGTACATTCAGCAGCAGGACAGTCAATAGTCAATGTAATAGTAAAAGTTTGAGGTTCAAGACATTCTGGTTCAGCACAAGAAACAGTGACATATTCAGAAATAACTTGGGTCTTTACAGAAGTGAATACTAGTGTCGTTGTGGCTGGTTCGCATGGCTCCTCTCCCGCACATGTCGTCAATGTTTTAACCGTCGTAATGACATTAGTGGTCGTTACAGTAGTTGGTGGTGGAACAACATATGTAGTAGAGATGGAAACATCAGAGGTTACTAGTTCATTCATAGTGCGTGCAGAGCTACTTTCCTTAATATTAGCAGTTGTTAGTTCCGAAACTGAGATTGTTTTTGCGGCTGAAGAAAGTTTTGACCCAGAAATAGTTGAAGTGCCTAGATCAGGAATGGTGTCTGAGACAGGTATCGATTCTGACCCTAGTGAAGTTGAGACTTTTGAAAGAGGATGACTTTCAGAAAGTGAAGTGGTGCTTAGAACAGGGATGGTTATAGGAATGGAAGAATCTCCTGGTTCCGGATCTAGTGTGGTTCCTGGTAGAATCGAAATTGGAGTAGAAATCGTCAAAGTTTCAGGGACGGCTGGAGTTTCTGGAGCAGATATAGTTTCAGAAAGGCGTGATGATGGAGttggaattatttgttGACTTGAAGCGGAGGTGATTGCTGGCTCTGGAACAGAGGCCGTTTCTGAAGGGGATGACGTTGGAATAATTTCGCTATCTGGAATAGAGGTAGTGTCTGGTTCTACAATCGCTGAAGTTTCAGCGGTGGATGGAGGTTCTGGGACAGGAGCCGTTTCTGAAGGGGATGAAGTTGGAATAATTTCGCTATCTGGAATAGAGGTAGTGTCTGGTTCTACAATCGCTGAAGTTTCAGCGGTGGATGGAGGTTCTGGGACAGGGGCCGTTTTTGAAGGGGATGACGTTGGGATAATTTCGCTATTTGGAATAGAGGTAGTGTCTGGAAGAGGAGTAGGTTCTGGATTAGAGCCCGTCTTTGAAACTGTTGAG harbors:
- the NCAS0A07310 gene encoding uncharacterized protein, translated to MQIMKILGSVALLAMVQPIVQAALSEVSECQSCYTLPTTSISSWTVYYSVIHVEWQTSEWVTTFSADRSAMTNSLVPGSTTFCFPDACNSNPDLYDCEPVTATWCLRINTWGWHSFDVRQLKCSRSLSAPAPAACEDTTFSISHLGYVQRCLEITSSLVCKTSTPPVLETTSFPETSITMEATHLPELSTVSKTGSNPEPTPLPDTTSIPNSEIIPTSSPSKTAPVPEPPSTAETSAIVEPDTTSIPDSEIIPTSSPSETAPVPEPPSTAETSAIVEPDTTSIPDSEIIPTSSPSETASVPEPAITSASSQQIIPTPSSRLSETISAPETPAVPETLTISTPISILPGTTLDPEPGDSSIPITIPVLSTTSLSESHPLSKVSTSLGSESIPVSDTIPDLGTSTISGSKLSSAAKTISVSELTTANIKESSSARTMNELVTSDVSISTTYVVPPPTTVTTTNVITTVKTLTTCAGEEPCEPATTTLVFTSVKTQVISEYVTVSCAEPECLEPQTFTITLTIDCPAAECTPAPGSPESPADVDFGSEGSSGSQGSQGSADASGSQNAQGAQGALDAQGAQGAQGAQGAQGAQGAQGAQGAQGASDSQGAQGAQGTQGAQGASDSQGAQGASNAETTTIQPYHTLAAEDEYHELQAFEGAANMLANINLWHILGIVPLFL